In Streptomyces nodosus, one DNA window encodes the following:
- the tgmB gene encoding ATP-grasp ribosomal peptide maturase, whose product MTDMGPVLVVTNLDDPTTDLVIDELHGRGVPVVRFDSGDFPATLSFAATVTSNGIGGTLSTPTRTADLSRVRSLYYRRPSGFAFPHLDGQTARFAVTQARYGLGGVMASLPGCLYVNHPHRIGDAEFKPSGLAVAAACGFRLPPTAITSDPDTARTFVKTHRPVIYKPLSTPLYRIDGVSCTVEVREVTADEIDGTVAGTAHLFQQRIDKTGDVRVTVIGDQVFCVRIESDLLDWRTDYSRLRYSVVHPPRGICEALRAYLDHFRLVFGAFDFAVDRQGQWWFLECNPSGQWAWLEPETGLPMVAAMADLLERKTA is encoded by the coding sequence GTGACAGACATGGGTCCGGTTCTGGTCGTCACCAACCTGGACGACCCCACGACCGACCTGGTGATCGACGAACTGCACGGCCGGGGCGTCCCGGTCGTGCGGTTCGACTCCGGGGACTTCCCCGCCACCCTGTCGTTCGCGGCCACCGTCACGTCGAACGGAATCGGAGGCACGCTGAGCACGCCCACGCGCACAGCGGACCTGTCCCGCGTCCGTTCCCTCTACTACCGCAGGCCCTCCGGGTTCGCCTTCCCCCACCTCGACGGTCAGACCGCACGCTTCGCCGTCACGCAGGCACGTTACGGCCTCGGCGGAGTCATGGCCTCGCTGCCCGGCTGCCTGTACGTCAATCACCCGCACCGCATCGGCGACGCCGAGTTCAAGCCGTCCGGGCTTGCCGTCGCAGCCGCTTGCGGATTCCGTCTGCCTCCCACAGCGATCACCTCGGACCCCGACACCGCGCGCACCTTCGTCAAGACCCACCGTCCGGTCATCTACAAGCCACTGTCCACGCCGCTGTACCGAATCGACGGGGTCTCCTGCACCGTCGAGGTACGAGAGGTCACCGCCGATGAAATCGACGGCACGGTGGCCGGCACCGCCCACCTCTTCCAGCAGCGGATCGACAAGACCGGTGACGTGCGCGTCACCGTCATCGGCGATCAGGTGTTCTGCGTCCGCATCGAGTCGGACCTGTTGGACTGGCGCACCGACTACTCACGACTCCGGTACAGCGTCGTCCATCCACCGCGGGGTATCTGCGAGGCCCTGCGCGCCTATCTCGACCACTTCCGGCTCGTCTTCGGCGCTTTCGACTTCGCCGTGGACCGCCAGGGGCAATGGTGGTTCCTGGAGTGCAACCCCTCCGGGCAATGGGCGTGGCTGGAACCGGAGACCGGGCTGCCGATGGTGGCGGCGATGGCGGATCTCCTGGAGAGGAAGACGGCGTGA
- the tgmA gene encoding putative ATP-grasp-modified RiPP, producing the protein MFAHSDRLPSGTPLPNGVNTPAPWGLRRMAPYPAFAPSYAHVALDPATQTGRYFDAAGQVVEMPGHGTSTGTNPATNTGNPSDGAGPGGAGGGDQDTGNDTDQ; encoded by the coding sequence ATGTTCGCCCACTCCGATCGGCTTCCCAGCGGGACGCCGCTGCCCAACGGCGTCAACACCCCCGCGCCATGGGGATTGCGCCGGATGGCGCCGTACCCGGCCTTCGCACCCTCGTACGCCCACGTCGCGCTGGACCCGGCCACCCAGACCGGCCGCTACTTCGACGCCGCCGGACAGGTCGTGGAGATGCCCGGACACGGGACCAGCACAGGCACCAACCCCGCGACCAACACCGGCAACCCTTCCGACGGCGCGGGCCCCGGCGGTGCCGGTGGCGGCGACCAGGACACCGGGAACGACACCGACCAGTGA
- the tgmC gene encoding ATP-grasp peptide maturase system methyltransferase, with protein MNEQELRSRLVERLTDSGHLRTGPWREAVSAVPRHEFLRGGFFQQVDGSTPTAWAPVMPDDPRWLEGCYDDASLVTQVAGTIVPGDVHGKIMRAPTSSSTMPGLVVRMLEDLQVDAGHRVLEIGTGTGYSTALMCHRLGDDSVTSVEVDEDVSTRARIALGQCGFAPNLIVGDGLAGYENGAHYDRVIATCGLLTVPRELIEQTRPGGSMLVTLGGWLYSSELARLTVHEDGTASGRFLGGHISFMLARPQLPPPLGLLPDLDEGDERHAVLGADVIDDWNTRFVAQLAAPRAQCVRLTREGRTEHLFLDVDTGAWAVLREHDGRWAVRQGGPSRIWDAVEAQITRWRGAGAPPLEEFEITIRSGQPAVTWAGR; from the coding sequence GTGAACGAACAGGAGCTGAGGTCACGGCTCGTCGAGCGACTGACCGACAGCGGACATCTGCGAACCGGGCCCTGGCGGGAGGCCGTGTCCGCGGTTCCGCGCCACGAGTTCCTGCGCGGCGGCTTCTTCCAGCAGGTCGACGGCTCGACGCCCACCGCCTGGGCCCCGGTCATGCCGGACGACCCGCGGTGGCTGGAGGGGTGTTACGACGATGCCTCCCTGGTGACGCAGGTCGCCGGAACGATCGTGCCCGGGGACGTCCACGGGAAGATCATGCGCGCCCCCACGTCGTCCAGCACCATGCCCGGCCTGGTGGTGCGCATGCTCGAAGACCTCCAGGTCGACGCAGGCCACCGTGTGCTCGAGATCGGCACGGGCACCGGCTACTCCACGGCCCTGATGTGTCACCGGCTCGGCGACGATTCGGTGACCTCCGTCGAGGTCGACGAGGACGTTTCCACCCGCGCCCGCATCGCGCTGGGCCAGTGTGGGTTCGCGCCGAACCTGATCGTCGGCGACGGCCTTGCCGGGTACGAGAACGGGGCCCACTACGACCGGGTGATCGCCACCTGCGGGCTCCTCACCGTCCCACGCGAACTGATCGAGCAGACCCGTCCCGGTGGGAGCATGCTCGTGACCCTCGGCGGTTGGCTGTACTCCTCCGAACTGGCCAGGCTCACGGTGCACGAGGACGGCACGGCATCCGGACGCTTCCTCGGTGGACACATCTCCTTCATGCTTGCCAGGCCACAACTGCCGCCGCCCCTGGGGCTGCTCCCCGATCTCGACGAGGGCGACGAGCGACATGCGGTCCTCGGCGCCGACGTGATCGACGACTGGAACACCCGATTCGTCGCCCAGCTCGCCGCGCCACGCGCTCAGTGCGTCCGCCTCACCCGCGAAGGCCGCACGGAACACCTGTTCCTCGACGTCGACACCGGCGCCTGGGCAGTGCTCCGAGAGCACGACGGTCGGTGGGCGGTCCGACAGGGCGGGCCGTCCCGCATCTGGGACGCCGTCGAGGCGCAGATCACCCGGTGGCGCGGCGCCGGGGCGCCGCCGTTGGAGGAGTTCGAGATCACCATCAGGTCCGGACAGCCGGCGGTCACCTGGGCGGGCCGCTGA